One region of Juglans regia cultivar Chandler chromosome 4, Walnut 2.0, whole genome shotgun sequence genomic DNA includes:
- the LOC108982778 gene encoding uncharacterized protein LOC108982778 — MVEEDGYAWAPIGAPLNDVQREEHWRHFDNSVNAVSFGFVATAILISMFLVMAIFERFLRPTSPALSPSSGHSHRDLEAQTGFNAKLGHPSPKMTVYTSGVSVLMPGDDIPTFIAHPAPMPCPPERCLWPNHQHISLPNLNSNSNLSTSSSSLGENET; from the exons atggtggAAGAAGACGGGTATGCATGGGCACCAATAGGAGCTCCATTGAACGACGTGCAGAGAGAGGAGCACTGGAGGCACTTTGACAACTCGGTCAACGCCGTGTCGTTCGGCTTCGTTGCTACTGCCATTCTCATCTCCATGTTCCTGGTCATGGCCATCTTTGAGAGGTTCCTCAGACCCACCTCACCTGCTCTCTCCCCGTCCAGTGGCCATAGCCACCGTGACCTTGAGGCCCAGACGGGCTTCAATGCCAAGCTCGGCCACCCATCTCCCAAA ATGACTGTATACACAAGTGGAGTATCGGTTCTGATGCCTGGAGATGATATTCCTACCTTCATTGCACACCCGGCTCCCATGCCATGTCCCCCTGAACGTTGTTTATGGCCTAACCATCAACATATTTCATTGcctaatctcaactcaaactCCAACTTGAGCACAAGCTCAAGCTCACTGGGAGAAAACGAGACATGA
- the LOC108982777 gene encoding kelch-like protein 8, translated as MGSLPSPPRPVIDLPPSPESSASNFKVYAVFSPTEQCPNTYRSNSIEFYNRFSNRWTRASSIPGLVDNHFLKGFAMVSLGDSIYIIGGRLCHRERSHGPDQDDSDHDFVEVDVDVLPLVLCYNVRSEQWSRCAPLRTPRYDFACSVHDNKIYVAGGKSTLATARGLPSAEVYNPRLDMWTPLPNMNTLRYMCVGVTWQSKFYVVGGFAEEEDSDSRLNMVLRSSAEVYDTQAGKWDLIQGMWQLDVPPNQIVTVDGKLFSCGDCLNAWKGHIEVYDGEVNIWNEVNGSQGSLNSLSSASNNTENWRPNQRLYLTMAPIGARIYFFTGHRMAGELSRTMSRVHVFDTSATSNAWRSLDPMEEVGLKELCSHCCVVEVQET; from the coding sequence ATGGGTTCCCTCCCTTCCCCTCCACGACCAGTTATTGATCTACCACCATCACCAGAAAGCTCTGCCTCCAACTTTAAAGTTTATGCCGTGTTTTCCCCAACTGAGCAATGCCCAAATACATACAGATCTAATTCGATTGAATTTTACAATCGCTTTAGTAACAGATGGACTCGCGCTAGCTCTATCCCTGGCCTAGTTGACAACCATTTCTTGAAGGGTTTTGCAATGGTCTCTTTAGGTGACTCCATTTACATAATTGGCGGGAGGCTGTGCCACAGAGAAAGATCTCATGGCCCAGATCAGGATGATTCGGATCATGACTTTGTAGAAGTGGATGTTGATGTCCTACCCTTGGTTTTGTGTTACAATGTTAGGTCCGAACAATGGTCCCGATGTGCACCATTAAGAACACCACGTTATGATTTTGCATGCTCCGTTCATGATAACAAAATCTATGTGGCGGGTGGGAAATCCACTTTGGCTACTGCAAGGGGTCTTCCGTCGGCTGAGGTGTACAATCCTAGACTCGACATGTGGACCCCGTTGCCTAATATGAATACTTTGAGGTACATGTGTGTGGGGGTGACATGGCAAAGTAAATTCTACGTGGTTGGAGGATTTGCAGAGGAAGAGGACTCGGATTCGAGGCTCAACATGGTGTTGCGCAGTTCGGCCGAGGTGTATGACACGCAAGCGGGGAAGTGGGATCTCATACAGGGAATGTGGCAACTAGATGTCCCACCTAATCAAATTGTCACGGTGGATGGGAAGCTATTTAGCTGTGGAGATTGCCTAAATGCATGGAAAGGTCACATTGAGGTCTATGATGGGGAGGTTAACATATGGAACGAAGTTAATGGGTCACAAGGATCCCTTAATTCCTTGAGTTCTGCATCCAACAATACTGAAAATTGGCGGCCAAATCAAAGGCTTTACCTCACAATGGCACCGATAGGAGCCCGTATATATTTCTTCACTGGCCATCGGATGGCTGGGGAATTATCAAGAACAATGTCAAGGGTCCACGTGTTTGACACGTCAGCAACTAGCAACGCATGGAGGAGCCTTGACCCAATGGAAGAGGTGGGCTTGAAAGAACTTTGCAGCCATTGTTGTGTCGTTGAAGTCCAGGAAACTTAA